AATACAGCGACATCAGATTCAGTAATTTTAGTGGAACACCCGAAAAACCAATCAAGCTAATCAACTGTGGAGGCTTGGTTTCGGTAAAAGGCTATGCCAATGGTATGCTTTTTTCTAATTGCCAGTATTTTAAGCTCACTGGCACTGGCGACAGTGCATTAAAGTACGGTATTAGTGTAGAAAGTGAAGCAAGCAACTCGATGGGAATTAAGGTAACCGACAAAAGTTCGGACTGTGAAATAGACCATGTTGAAGTTCATAATGTAGGCTTTGCAGGAATGATGATTAAAACCGACCCTAGCTGCGATGGTAGTACTTGGAAAGACCAGTTTACCATGTATAATGTAAAAATTCATGACAATTATATTCATAATACAGGCGGCGAAGGCTTATATATTGGTAGTTCTTTTTGGAATTATGGCCAAAACATTATCTGTTCGGGGACTCCTCAGGTAGTATTTCCTCATAGTATTGTAGGCTTGGAAATACACCATAATATTGTCGAAAATACTGGGGCTGAAGGAATTCAGTATGGTTGCTCGCCTAATGCCAAAGTGCATCATAATCGAGTATCAAAAACGGGAAATACCCCTTTTGCCGACTTTCAAAACAATGGTATTCAAGTTGGGGGTGGCTCGGGTGGCGAATGCTATAACAATTCGGTAGAAAATATTCCAGGTGTGGGTATTATCATGATTGGTGGCTTGGGCAACCAAATGGTTTATAACAACCTGATTGTATCGACAGGCAATAGTGGGATTTTTTCGGATACCCGCCCTGGCTCGCTCGAAAACACCTATGTCAGAATTGCCAATAATACCATTATCAATACCCAAACCGAAAGCATCAAAATCTATAGCCTTATTCAAAACTACCATGTTGTCAACAATGCTTTGATTAATCCTGCTACCAAAAAGTATATCAATACTCCCGACGGAGTTCAGTTTATAGAGGAGTATAATTTTAAAAGTTTGAATATCAGCGATGCTCTTTTTCAGGATACGTTCAACAATAATTATCAGCCTAGACCCAGCTCGCCTTTGTTCAAAAAAGGTAAAAACCTTACAAGTTGGAATATCAAGACCGATTTGAATGATACCTTGCGATTAAAAGAAGACTTTGATATTGGATGTTTTGAATATACGGGCTTTGGGAATGATGATGGCTTTGGGTCGCTTGAGATATTACAGTTATACCCCAATCCTAGCAACAAAACAATCAATATCCAATTACCTATTAATGAGCAGTTTGTACTTATTGATGTTTTTAACAGTCTAGGAGGGTTAGTTTTACAAAACGAAATAATTCCTTTGAATAATAATTTGTATCGGATAGACATTTCGACATTACCCATAGGAGCTTATTATATTAAGCTCACGCAAAATACAGGAGCAACTAATAGTAGACCGCCCATTTTTCAGGGAAAGTTTTATAAATTTTAGGGTAGAAAACACCCATTACAGCCTCCAACATGAGTCATCCTGAATTTTAAATAGAGAACTCTTGCTTGTCTTTGTTGGGATTCATGAGGTTGTCAAGTGAACATTGAAGAGGCTTATCATTTGCTCAAATGAAAAAGGCATTCGAAATTAGTTTTTCGAATGCCTTTTTCATCTTAAATTTCAGCAAGACACATCTTTAGCCGCAAAGCATTGTATCTCTACTGGTAAAAATCATATTTAACAATAATCACCATTCTCTAAATTCGAGATGGCTTATGTTTGAGATTATGCCGACATTTTTGTTTTGTCTTCACTATGAAGTGAAATTTTGCGATATAACTCGTCTGGATTGAAAGGCTTGCTAATATAATCGTTCATTCCAACAGCAAAAGCCTTATCTTTAATATCTAACATAGCCGAGGCCGTTAGGGCAATAATCGGTAATTGGCTATAATATTCGTTGCCTAAGCTCCTGATTTGTCGGGTAGCCTCATAGCCATCTAGCTCGGGCATTTGCAAATCCATTAGTACCAAATCGTAGTCGGTTTGTTGTACCATTTGTAAGGCCAATAGTCCATTTTCGGCTACATCGCACTCCACTTCCCATCTTTTGAGGAACTGTTTTGCTACAATAATATTAATCTGATTATCGTCGGCGATAAGCAATTTTAGACCTTTTAGGCTTCTATATTGTTGTTGAGGAGTCAAAGTTTCTATTCGTTTAAATTGGAAAGAGCTATTTCTAAGTTTTAAATCAAAATAAAATACAGAGCCTTCGTTTGGAGTACTCTCTAAATTTATTTTACTGCCCTGCATCTCCAAAAGTCGTTTGGTGATAGTAAGGCCCAATCCAGTGCCACCATATTTACGGGTTGTTTCGGAGCTGGCTTGAGTGAAGCTCTCGAAAATATGCTCCCACTTTTCTTGTGGAATCCCAATACCTGTATCTCTTACCTCAAAATTAATCGTTGTAAATTCGCTATCTTTCTTAACCAATGCGGCCGAAATCGTAACTTTGCCTTTATCGGTAAACTTCACGGCATTACTTACAAGATTCGTTATAATCTGTCCTATTCTTACCGAATCGCCTTTTACGGCTTCTGGCAAATCATCGTCTATCATTAGTTTGAGCTGAATACCCTTGTCGACAGCTTTCTGGAGTAATGCCGCCCGAATATTGCCCAATAAATCTTTTATACTAAAATCTACTTCTTCAAACTCTATTTTCCCAGCCTCAATTTTGTTGAAATCCAAAATATCATTGATGAGTACTAGCAAATTTTCGGCTGAAAACTTGAGTATTTTCAAATACTCCAACTGGTCTTCACGCGAATTCTGCATCAACAAATGCGTAATACCAATTACAGCATTCATAGGCGTTCGGATTTCGTGACTCATGGTCGACAAAAACTGTGTCTTGGCAATTGCCGCCTGTTCGGCCTGTTCTTTAGCTTTTATCAGGGTACTTTTGGCCTCTATTTGTTCGGTTATTACTTCCGTAAACATAATGATACCACCAATTTCATCTTCTTTCTCGAACCAAGGGCGAATCTCCCATCGTAACCATTCTTCTCGCCCATCAAGCCTTGTAAAAGAATCTTCATTAGAATTCAAGACCTCTCCTTTCAAACAACGCTGATGAATAGCTTTCCAAGTATCATTAATTTCAGGAAAAACCTCGTAGTGATTTTTCCCGATAATTTCTAGGTCATCCAAACGATAAGATACTTTCCAGATATTACTAGCGGCAATATAATTCATATTTTTGTCGAACATAGCAATAGCTGCTGGAGTATATTCGATAAAATTTCTTAGCTGTTCTTGTTTTAGATGAATAGCCTGCTCTATTTTTTTACTTTTTGTTACATCTAATATTGCACCATATATTTTCTTGATATTACCTTGTGTATCAACGGTTGGTTTACCAATTTTCTGCAAATATTTAATATGCCCATTGGGCAAAACAATGCGTAAATCTATACTAAATGGCTCGCCCGACATACTCGCATGCTGAAGTGTTGACAGGTACAAGTCCCTATCATTGGGGTGAATCAGGCTAATAGTTTCTTCTGCCGACAACGCCAACGAGGGCGTATTTAGCTCAAAAATCCGAAAAGCTTCAGCCGAGTAACAACTTATATGACTTTCCAAATCAATCACCCAGCTTGCACTATGAGTAAGCGACTGTGTTTCAGACAAAATAGTTTCGCTTTGTTTCAGTTTTTCCTCCGCTATTTTGCGTTCAGTAATATCATGCCATACCACCAACAAAGCCCTTTTATCATTGATTTTGACAGGATTTAGCGATACTTCTGCCAAAAAAATCTCACCATTGAAGCGCGTATGTAGCCATTCAAATCGGTGATAACCTTTCTGGGTTGCTAAGGCATCCATTTCCCTTGATTTTTCGTCCGAGCGACGGCCATCTGGCTGAAACTCTGGTGAAAATTGGGCAGGATGACACGCCAGTAACTGCTCTTTGTTGCTACAGCCAAGCATTTTTACAGCGGCTGTATTACAATCGAGAATACCTGTTTCATCAAAAAGCAAGTGGGCATCGGTAGAATACTCAAAAATTACATTGAGCCTTTCTTCGGCCTGTTTTTGCTTGGTAATTTCTTGAAAAACGCCTATTATTTTGTCACAAATACCCCCTACAATATGGGCTTCGCCTGTGGTTCTTATCCAAATATTTTTTTGTTGAGCGGTTATTATTTCAAATTCCAGTTCAAAAGATTTATGTTCTTGTTGGGCTATTGCGATGGCTTCAAGAAACCGCTGTTTATCAACCTCTTTTTTGCAAAAAGCAAGTATTTCCTCTAACGCTGGCGTATAATACTCGTCTAAACCCATGATTTGTTTAGCGATCTTAGTGCTAAACAAGGTTTTAGAGGCTATTTCGAGTTCCCAACCGCCAATCCGAGCCAGTTCGCTTGATTTACTATACAGGCTTTCGGTTCGTTGTAAAGTTGTCGTCCATTGTTTTTGAGCAGTAATATCCCAAAAATTACCCGTAATGCGCTGAACCTTACCTGCCGAGTCTTTTTCCAAAATATTAAAACATACCATTGTGTCGACAACCCTCCCCGACGGATGCAAAAAACGCAACCCACAGGTAAAAGTTGTGTCGTGAGATTCAGTCAATAATGCTTGGAAATAGGTTATAAACAACACCTTATCTTCGACTACCAAGGTATCTAACCAAAATGCAGTGGAAGTCGAAACACTTGGGAGTTGTATCCCTAATATTTTTGTAAAAATAGCATTACAGTACTGTATATTTTCGCTGATATTCCAATCCCAGAAACCAACATTTGTATCCTCAACAATATGATTTACAATATTTTGCATGATAATACATTCACGATGAGTGTTCAAGTAGGTTTGTTGCCCTTAGGCATAACAACAATCTCTTTCTAATATCAATTATGGAGGTAAAACAGAACTCTAGTAAACATACAATTGCTGATATTGTATGCAAATTATCTTAGTTAAGTTGAATGAAGAACGGAACATAAAACACTTCTTAAAAATGCCACAATAATCATACCAAATAAAATTAACATTTGTTAAATGTACAAAAATCACCTACTAATCATCTATTTACTACGACTATACCAAAAAATGTTTTTTTTTATTTTAGCAATCCCGTTTAAAATTGGTAAAATATATGAAGAATAACAGAATTGAATTATGAATATTTGAGCAATGCTTGATTTTAGCGAAAAGTGTAATAATTATCAAGGCCTATTGCAACCTACTACAAAGGCTAATCTAATATTATCGTACAAATGTTGTATTGAAAAGGTTGCAATTTACCTAAAGCAAGCAATAAACGAGCATTGTACCCAACACCAACCTTTATTTACGCTTATAACATACCAAACACACATGGTAGCTTGGGTGTGCCTGTTCGCTAATGGTATAATACTCTGAGGCATCGGCCGAAAACGTTACGGCTTCACCCTGTGGTTCTTTTTCGTATGGAATTACTTTGGCTGGCCGCTTGAGTGCTTGGGCAATTGTTTCTCCTTTTTGTCTTTTCCAATAAAAAATATTAAGGTAATTTTTTACCAAAATTTCGTCGCCTTGGGCAGAAATATCGCCCGAGGTAATATATAAATCTTGGCGAGTTTCTTTAGAATCGTTGGGTTGTTCTTGTGAAATACTGATATCGCCCAAATACTCAGCTTCCTGTACTTGGGTAGTTGATTGGGGATATTTAAGCCGATATATTTGTTTGATTGCCTCACGATTCGACACCAGATAAATATCTTTGCTAAGTGGGTCTACCATTAGGCACTCGGTATCTTTTATTCCATTGGGAAGCGTAAACACAATTTTATCGTATTTTTGAATAACATTGTGTACAGGCATACTGCTCGTAATGGTGGGTTCTTGAAAACGGTATATAGTTTTTTGAGAATGCCATTTAAAATTATCACCAATGTCGCCCAAATAGACTGTTGCCCCTTGTTGATTACCAACAATAGCCATATCTTCCCAATCTCGATTGTCGGCCTCTTCTAATTCAAATTCGAGATACCCTTTTCCTTTGGCATCCATTACATACAAAATACTCTTGCCCCCACTATCGTTGTGAGTCCAGAAATAACCTTTATTTTTCTTACTAGATGCAAGCCCCGAAGCCTCGTTTATCGCAAGGTTTTCGATAGGATACCAAATAGCTGTACTCACAAATAAGCTAGAGTCGCTAATGGCTAATTTAATATCACGGTGTTGCTTTTGTTGGCAAGAACATACAAAGAATAAACTCATAACAAGACAAGTACAAGCAATATATTTCATAGAAAAACTCACAATAATTAAGTAGTGATAATGCAAAAAAACATATAATCCAATTGAGGTTATAAGTTACTTTATTTTTCGGTTTTTTTTGCAATAGGCTTCAAATCTGCTTTGGCGGGGGGATTTTTTGTGGTTGTTGGTTTTACCGCTGTATTGGTTTTGGGAGCGGTTGGTTTAGTCGATAAACTATTGGTTTTGGTATTGGCAGGAGTATTTTTTGATTTGATGACCTTAGCTGTAACTAGTGCTTTTTCTTCTACTTTTTCTGCTTTTCCTGGGCGAATTTGGTCTTTTTCGGGTGCTGTTCCTGGTTTTAGTTTTACAAAGGGCTTTGTAGCTTCAGCACTTTGTTTCGCGGGCTTGGCTTCTGTTTTGGGCGAAGCCTCTACCACTTGAGATGTCAATACTACACCTTTTTGTATTTTTCTGATATACAGAATTTTCTCGTCTTTTAAGGTATTCAAAATCACCTCGGTCGGGATTGTCATATACACCAATTTTTCTCGTGCTACGATTTCGTTGGTGTGGAGGTTTACGGCTCGTAATACCACAGAAGCCCAAGGGTCGAGGGTCAACTCGGTGCTTTCTTTGATAGCTACTTTTACGCCTTTATTGATGGTGTAGAATTCGTATTCAGGAAACTTAAATATTCCTCGAAATACAACTTTGGTTGGCTTTGGTGAGTCTTGCTGCTGGTTAGCAAAGGCGTTTGTACCCCATAAGAATAGAGTAATGAGATATAGGTTTTTCATACAATAATTGTTTAGCTGTATAGAATCTTATCAGATGATTTATTATATACATTAGGCAAAATATTTCAACTAAATTACGATAAAAATGGCCTTTCAGCTAAATTAAAAGCTTTTTTTAGCAATTAAAATATGTTTTATTTTTTATACAAAATGGTATTTCGACTAAATAAAAAGAGGTTTGAGAAGTTTTTTTTAGAGAAGCGAAGAATTTTTGTATTTATAGCCTAAATTCACAAACGAAACGAAAACCCATTGCTAATCTACTATGAATATACCGTCGTTACTGAACCTACGAGGCTACCTAAAAAATGACTCTCTCGACACCACAAAACCCTTACTGAGCTTATTACTCACCTGTTGTATACAGGCTATCCTGACAGGAGGGTTGCTATACTGGGCCCAAAATGAATCTATTCTTGTATTTGGCAAAGTGTATTTTGCAGGCAAAACATGGAGTACCTGCTGGTTTATTTTCAAAATAAACATCCTTTTTCTTACTCCTCTCCTTTTTGTCTTTCGTAAATCTAGCTCTATATTCCTGTTTATACTGGCTTTTATTCCTTATTTTTTACTGGAACTGGCCCTATTTCAATCGCATCAGGCTCAAAAAAATGTGTGGCTCGATTGGACACTTAACCAGACAGTATGGCTGGGGGCAATCAATAATCCTTTTTTAAAAATCATTGCTTGGGTATCATTTAGTTCGTTGATATATACCATATTAACATTATTTCTATCAAGATTCATTGCCAATTTTGTATTACAATACCTTCCTGCTCGTGGGGCTAGCCATGCCCAATACCAAGCCCTATTTGGCCAAGCATGGGCACAAGAAAGTATCCCAACACCACAACGAGATATTGGCTTTTGGTTGCTCCGTTTGGCAGGCTTTGGCTATTTGGGTTTTTGGGCTGTTTTGGCCATCGGGCAGCTTGGGGCAAGCCCATGGCCCGAGTCGCTGCAATACATGATTAATATGAGCAATGCCAATCCTGCTTTGGCACTGAATACCTATATCAAAGAGTGGATTATGATTATGCTTACGTTTTTGGGAGCTTATAATCGTAGCCTCCGCTATTATGTATGTGTAGTTTTGGTGGCTGGTCATTTGTTTTCTACCACTTTTACTTTACTGTTTTACCTGAACCCATCAGATACTATTACCTATCGAGACTATCTGCTCACATCTACTTTTGTGGAAGGCTCGTTAATGTCGATTTTTATCTTTGTACTTTTCAAATACCGCAGTTATCGGCAGCCATTTATGGCACAAAACGACTTCCCTATCAACTTCTCTATTCCGATGACCCTTACTCAATGGTTATATATTGGCTTGACTGTTGTGTTTTTTGGAATAGGTTTGGGCATTTTAATTACTCGAATATGGGGAAATCTCACCCAAGGGTTTGGTATTATTTTCTCTGAACCCGACCCTATGGTTGGTAATACTATCACCCTATATGTTACCTTAGGAACAATTACATTACTGCTTATTAAGCGAGACAAGCTTCGGCAACATTTTACCAATCTATTGGTATTTCCATTGCTACTGGGTGCTGTGGTATCGATTATATGGATTATTTTTGCCGATATTAACATCCAAACTCAGCACGGTATTTTCTCGGATATAGACTGGTATTTTGGCTTGTATGCATTGGTAAGTATGGCTATTGCAGGAATTACTGTGGCTATTCGCCAAATGTATTATCGTATAGACTGTGGCGTAAATACCCTTAGCTCTGCGGCGGCTGTTAATATTGCGGCACTGGTACAGGCATTAGGGGCAGAAAAAAATATCTTGATTGACGATGCCAAAAATTTAGCAGCAATCCTGTCGTCTGTCGACCAATATATTGGAGGTATCAAGGGTAGAAAAAGAGGTTTACTCAACCTTCCTTTTGGTTTGCTAGAGCATATATTCAATACTCTTTTTGGAATGCACCCTCCATTTTCGTCGATGGAACGCAGCGAACAACGGTATTTTCTGAATCAATATTTGTTTAGAAATGACCTACAACGCCAACAGTCGGCTGTGCCATTATTGGCGGATTTGGCTTATCAGATTGGCCTTTCGCTGAATGCCCTTACAATGTTTGCGTATTATTCTAACCAAAATATACGACACCATATTGGTTATGTACCTGTAGATGCCCGTGACCGCCTACAAGGGAATACTGCTTCGGCCAATCCACCCTTCAAACAGGTAGCACAATTGCCCAAAGACGAAAATGACCCACTCAATTTTGCTGAAGTGCAGCAAGAACAGCTTGTTGCACCAAGAGTAAGTACCCCTACACATGAGGCTAACTTGCCTACCGAAGTCGATTATCTTATTATTGGCTCAGGAGCAGGCGGTGCTACCGCAGCGTATAGGTTGGTAGACTGTATTCGTCAAAAATATACCGATACGTCGGGGCGTGTCGATGAAACAGCTGTAAAACAAGAAGCTGCAAAAATATTGGTTATTGAACGAGGAAACCGCCTCCAAGCTTTACAGGATTTTCAGGACAATGAACTTGAAATGATGAAAAAGATATATAAAGAAGGAGGACTTCAGCAAACCAAAAAGTTTACTATGACCCTTTTACAAGGCGAGTGTGTAGGTGGTACAACTGTAAGCAACAATGCTGTGTGTTTTAGAATGCCTGATGAGGTTAGTGAGAATTGGCAAAAAAACTTTGGTATTGATACCAAAAAAATCATAGCCGAATACGACCAAATAGAGCAAGAACTTCATATCAAAGAATTAAGTGAACGAGGTATTAATCAAGCCGTAAAACAGAAATTTGTAGCGGGTATTGCAGGATATAACCTAACAATGGCCTCTAAAGACCAGCTCAAGCCTGCGGCTGTACTGAAGGTAAACCACCTCCATAATATAGGCGATGGTAATTGGAATTTGGGAAATAAACGACTTCGTAAACGCTCGATGCTCGAAACCTATATTCCTTGGGCTGAATATTGGGGTGTTCAGGTAATTTCAAACTGGACAGCAGCACGTTTTACGCCCGATGCTTCAGCAACCAAAGCCGAGTATGTATTATTACGAGCCGACAATGGCGAAATCAGACAAGTAAAGGTCAATAAAGCCCTAATTGTGGCGGGTGGAGTTATAGCAAGTAGCCATTTCCTGATGCGAAGCCAAGTTAATAATCCTCAAATCGGACAGGAAGTGAGTTGTAATTTTGGTATGCCGCTGGCATTTCAGTTCGACACTACCATCAATGCTTTTGATGGCGAACAAATTACCATGTATACTGAAAGCCTAAATCCTGAGGCTTCGACTATCAAAAGTGGCGTTGTGTTTGAAACCTATTTCAATCCTCCTGCAGCCTTTGCATTGGCTTGTATGCCTTTCTTTTTTGAAAAAAGAGATGCCTTTATGGATCAATACACCAAGCTCCTCAACTTTGGTAGCCTTATTGGCTCGGAAGCCAAAGGCAGTATTCAGGCCAAGGCTGATATATTCAATGGACAAGCTTTTAGCTGGGAACTGGGCGAAATAGATGTAGAAAGAATTAAATATGCTATTATTACGCTTATTAAAATAGGGCAAGCGGCCGGGGCAAAAAAAGTAATTGTACCTACCAAGCCCGGTATTTTGCTCGACCTACAAAATGCAGGCGAAGTAAACGACTTTATTGAGGCTTTCAAGGATTATCCTCTTCAAATCACAGATTTATTTGTAGGAACAGCCCATCCACAAGGAGGCAATAAAATGGCTGGCGAACGATTTGCTGGACATCGAGTTGTCAATCAAGATTTTCAATTAGAAGGTTACAACAACGTATTTGTGGCCGATGCGTCGGTGTTTCCTACAAGTATCAATGTAAACCCACAATTGACAATTATGGCTATGAGTTCGCTGGCAGCCAAGAAAATTTATGCCAAATTTGGCTGATAATCTAGTCTAAAAAATAAAAAGCCTCGTAGCTGACTACGAGGCTTTTTTTGTGATATAATAATAAAACGACCATTGGTAGTAAAAAGTTTCAGGAATGAAAAATAGTTAAATTATTTTTCAAATTATTAAAGATAATTTTCTGAAAGCCCTAAAAACAAAAATCCACCGTAAAACAGTGGCTTTTGGTACAATCATCAGCTATGGTACTTAATTTGGGTTGATTGAATTTCTGAAAATTAAATCAAGGTCTAAGCGTTGACAAGCTAAGGTCAACATATTTCTAAATTCTATTATTTCGCTACTGCTCAAGTAAATACCCGCAGCGGCTACTTGTGTTACAGAACGTGAATCTTCTTTCGAGTGTAATAATTCAACAATATAATAGGACTCGCCTGTTGGAGCATCATTAAGCCTTTTCAAAAAGACCATCAGGTTGGCCCATTCAAAAGCTAATAAAATATTTTTATATTGTACCTGAACATCGGTACAGCAAGTACATTGGCTAACAAAACCATTGGTGGTATTGACTAATATTTTATGTGTTTTTTTGCTTTCAGATTTCATATTATCATTAGGTTAAAGAAGTATATAAATACTATTTTGGATATAAACAGGCAGGACATTTTATTGTTTCTTCAAAACAACACACACAAAATCCCTCTCCTTTATTTATGCTATTTCCAATTACACTTCGCTGTATTAATTAAGATGATAAAGGAACGTTTTCAATAAAATTGAAGCGTTGCCCCAATACTATACTCTTGGACGCAGTTGGCTTTTGAAAACTACGTTGGTCGATATGTTACGATTTGTCAATCCTTTTCCATTTGAACGCTATATTATATATGCCACACCCAATTATTATCGTCAATATTTTTGATGACAATACTTCTTTGGATTTCTGAAACAAATATAAGCTATTATTTAGAAACATTCCAAATAGTCAAGCAAATTATTTATAATTATTCTAAATAACTATTCAAAACATTACTATTCCATGTAAAACCTATACTAATCAAATACAACAATCATTTGGTAATGTATCTCTTTTACAATTAATCTATCCTTAACATTGAGGTAGTATTCACATAAAAGTCCAGCGGTACTTTTGTACAAACCATAAAATTATTGCAAATGAAAAAAATTATTACTT
The DNA window shown above is from Flectobacillus major DSM 103 and carries:
- a CDS encoding right-handed parallel beta-helix repeat-containing protein; this encodes MYKFHCYFLFILLGILDHSVNAQSCQCDFTITQAGNYSPNEINAKPGQTICLQAGQYSDIRFSNFSGTPEKPIKLINCGGLVSVKGYANGMLFSNCQYFKLTGTGDSALKYGISVESEASNSMGIKVTDKSSDCEIDHVEVHNVGFAGMMIKTDPSCDGSTWKDQFTMYNVKIHDNYIHNTGGEGLYIGSSFWNYGQNIICSGTPQVVFPHSIVGLEIHHNIVENTGAEGIQYGCSPNAKVHHNRVSKTGNTPFADFQNNGIQVGGGSGGECYNNSVENIPGVGIIMIGGLGNQMVYNNLIVSTGNSGIFSDTRPGSLENTYVRIANNTIINTQTESIKIYSLIQNYHVVNNALINPATKKYINTPDGVQFIEEYNFKSLNISDALFQDTFNNNYQPRPSSPLFKKGKNLTSWNIKTDLNDTLRLKEDFDIGCFEYTGFGNDDGFGSLEILQLYPNPSNKTINIQLPINEQFVLIDVFNSLGGLVLQNEIIPLNNNLYRIDISTLPIGAYYIKLTQNTGATNSRPPIFQGKFYKF
- a CDS encoding PAS domain S-box protein → MQNIVNHIVEDTNVGFWDWNISENIQYCNAIFTKILGIQLPSVSTSTAFWLDTLVVEDKVLFITYFQALLTESHDTTFTCGLRFLHPSGRVVDTMVCFNILEKDSAGKVQRITGNFWDITAQKQWTTTLQRTESLYSKSSELARIGGWELEIASKTLFSTKIAKQIMGLDEYYTPALEEILAFCKKEVDKQRFLEAIAIAQQEHKSFELEFEIITAQQKNIWIRTTGEAHIVGGICDKIIGVFQEITKQKQAEERLNVIFEYSTDAHLLFDETGILDCNTAAVKMLGCSNKEQLLACHPAQFSPEFQPDGRRSDEKSREMDALATQKGYHRFEWLHTRFNGEIFLAEVSLNPVKINDKRALLVVWHDITERKIAEEKLKQSETILSETQSLTHSASWVIDLESHISCYSAEAFRIFELNTPSLALSAEETISLIHPNDRDLYLSTLQHASMSGEPFSIDLRIVLPNGHIKYLQKIGKPTVDTQGNIKKIYGAILDVTKSKKIEQAIHLKQEQLRNFIEYTPAAIAMFDKNMNYIAASNIWKVSYRLDDLEIIGKNHYEVFPEINDTWKAIHQRCLKGEVLNSNEDSFTRLDGREEWLRWEIRPWFEKEDEIGGIIMFTEVITEQIEAKSTLIKAKEQAEQAAIAKTQFLSTMSHEIRTPMNAVIGITHLLMQNSREDQLEYLKILKFSAENLLVLINDILDFNKIEAGKIEFEEVDFSIKDLLGNIRAALLQKAVDKGIQLKLMIDDDLPEAVKGDSVRIGQIITNLVSNAVKFTDKGKVTISAALVKKDSEFTTINFEVRDTGIGIPQEKWEHIFESFTQASSETTRKYGGTGLGLTITKRLLEMQGSKINLESTPNEGSVFYFDLKLRNSSFQFKRIETLTPQQQYRSLKGLKLLIADDNQINIIVAKQFLKRWEVECDVAENGLLALQMVQQTDYDLVLMDLQMPELDGYEATRQIRSLGNEYYSQLPIIALTASAMLDIKDKAFAVGMNDYISKPFNPDELYRKISLHSEDKTKMSA
- a CDS encoding GMC family oxidoreductase → MNIPSLLNLRGYLKNDSLDTTKPLLSLLLTCCIQAILTGGLLYWAQNESILVFGKVYFAGKTWSTCWFIFKINILFLTPLLFVFRKSSSIFLFILAFIPYFLLELALFQSHQAQKNVWLDWTLNQTVWLGAINNPFLKIIAWVSFSSLIYTILTLFLSRFIANFVLQYLPARGASHAQYQALFGQAWAQESIPTPQRDIGFWLLRLAGFGYLGFWAVLAIGQLGASPWPESLQYMINMSNANPALALNTYIKEWIMIMLTFLGAYNRSLRYYVCVVLVAGHLFSTTFTLLFYLNPSDTITYRDYLLTSTFVEGSLMSIFIFVLFKYRSYRQPFMAQNDFPINFSIPMTLTQWLYIGLTVVFFGIGLGILITRIWGNLTQGFGIIFSEPDPMVGNTITLYVTLGTITLLLIKRDKLRQHFTNLLVFPLLLGAVVSIIWIIFADINIQTQHGIFSDIDWYFGLYALVSMAIAGITVAIRQMYYRIDCGVNTLSSAAAVNIAALVQALGAEKNILIDDAKNLAAILSSVDQYIGGIKGRKRGLLNLPFGLLEHIFNTLFGMHPPFSSMERSEQRYFLNQYLFRNDLQRQQSAVPLLADLAYQIGLSLNALTMFAYYSNQNIRHHIGYVPVDARDRLQGNTASANPPFKQVAQLPKDENDPLNFAEVQQEQLVAPRVSTPTHEANLPTEVDYLIIGSGAGGATAAYRLVDCIRQKYTDTSGRVDETAVKQEAAKILVIERGNRLQALQDFQDNELEMMKKIYKEGGLQQTKKFTMTLLQGECVGGTTVSNNAVCFRMPDEVSENWQKNFGIDTKKIIAEYDQIEQELHIKELSERGINQAVKQKFVAGIAGYNLTMASKDQLKPAAVLKVNHLHNIGDGNWNLGNKRLRKRSMLETYIPWAEYWGVQVISNWTAARFTPDASATKAEYVLLRADNGEIRQVKVNKALIVAGGVIASSHFLMRSQVNNPQIGQEVSCNFGMPLAFQFDTTINAFDGEQITMYTESLNPEASTIKSGVVFETYFNPPAAFALACMPFFFEKRDAFMDQYTKLLNFGSLIGSEAKGSIQAKADIFNGQAFSWELGEIDVERIKYAIITLIKIGQAAGAKKVIVPTKPGILLDLQNAGEVNDFIEAFKDYPLQITDLFVGTAHPQGGNKMAGERFAGHRVVNQDFQLEGYNNVFVADASVFPTSINVNPQLTIMAMSSLAAKKIYAKFG
- a CDS encoding DUF6686 family protein, which produces MKSESKKTHKILVNTTNGFVSQCTCCTDVQVQYKNILLAFEWANLMVFLKRLNDAPTGESYYIVELLHSKEDSRSVTQVAAAGIYLSSSEIIEFRNMLTLACQRLDLDLIFRNSINPN